In Pseudomonas grandcourensis, the DNA window CTCCAAAAGTAACCTCCATCAGGTTCAGTGTAGATACCGATGCTTCCCACGCTGAGCGGGGGAGCGATCAAGGCACCTCTGCTCGCGCATTGCGCCGAATCACCTGCGGCGGTTGCCCGAACACCCGCAGGAAGGTTTCGCGCATGCGCCGACGGTCGGCGAACCCGGTTTCCAGGGCGATCTGGTCGAGTGTCAGGCGTCCGCGTTCGAGCATCTGTCGCGCCGCTTCCAGGCGCAGGTTTTCGACGGCCTTGGCCGGCGATTGCCCGGTTTCGGCGCGAAACGCCCGGCTGAATTGCCGGGGGCTGAGGTTGGCCACTTGCGCCAGTTGCTCCACCGAAAGGGTCTGGGCCAGGTGTTCCCGGGCGTAGCCGAGCACGGTCTGGATGCGATCGGATTTCGGCTCCAGCTCCAGCAGCGCCGAGTGCTGCGACTGACCGCCCGCGCGGCGGTGGTACATCACCAGTTTCTGCGCCACGGCCCGGGCCAGCTCGGCGCCGTGGTCCTTTTCCACCATGGCCAGGGCGAGGTCGATGCCCGCCGTCATGCCGGCGGAGGTCCAGATCGAGCCATCGATCACGTAGATGCGATCGGCCTCGACCTTGATCGCCGGAAACCGCGCCTGCAGTTCCCGGGCGTAGGCCCAGTGGGTGGTGGCTCGCCGTCCATCGAGCAAGCCGGCCTGGGCCATGACGAACGCCCCGGAACAGATCGACGCCGTACGGCGAGCAGTGTTGATGCTGGCCCGCAGGTAATCCAGTACGACCTCGGGGGCCTGTTCGACGATGGAGTCGCCACCGACCACGATCACCGTGTCGAACACGCGCCCGTCGAATGCCTCGGTACCGACACTCAGGCCGCCGGAGGCGCGCAGGTTGTGACCGTTTTCGGACAGCACGCGCACGTCATACAGCGTCTCGTTAGCACTGAAATTGGCGTATTCGAACACCGGCATGGCGGCCAGCGCCATGGACTGGAAACCCTCGAAAACCACGAACGCCACGCTGATCATGGATCTGTCCTCAAACAGTGATGTCCTGAAAACGTACTTTAAACGTCATTTGAGACGGGCGTAAGTCCCTTTATAACGGTGTGCACCCGGCGAATCTCTCGCCTCACCGTAGAGGAATTGCACCATGGCGCTTTCATCCAAAGGCACTGCACTGATCACCGGCGCTTCTTCGGGCATCGGCGCGGTGTATGCCGACCGCCTGGCCCGACAGGGTTACGACCTGATTCTGGTGGCCCGCAGCCAGGGCAAGCTCAATGCCCTGGCCAACCAATTGAGCGACGAAACCGGGCGCACCGTGGAGGTGGTGGCCGCCGACCTGACGAACAAGGCGGATGCGCTGCGGGTCGAACAGATCCTGCAAAACGACGCCAGCATCACCTTGTTGGTCAACAACGCCGGAGTCGGTGCCGTCATGCCGCTGCTCGGCAGTCCCGTGGATGACATGGAGGCGATGATCAACCTCAACGTGACGGCGTTGATGCGCCTGGCCTATGCCGCCGTACCCGGCTTCGTCGCCCGGGGCGCCGGTACCGTGATCAACATCGCCTCCATCGTCGCCATCGCCCCGGAAATCCTCAACGGCGTGTACGGCGGGACCAAGGCGTTCGTCTTGAGCCTGAGCCAGTCGATGCAGCATGAACTGGCGGACAAAGGCCTGCGCATCCAGGCGGTGTTGCCGGGGGCGACCGCGACCGATTTCTGGAGCGAGGCCGGCAACCCGGTGGAAAACCTGCCGAAGGACATCGTGATGTCCGCCGAAGAGATGGTCGATGCCGCGCTCGTTGGCCTGGCGGCTGGCGAAGTGGTAACCATTCCCGGGCTGCACGACGGCAGCCAGTGGGATCGTTACGAGGCCCAGCGCAAGACGTTGTCCGGGTTGTTTGGCAATAGCGTGGCGGCGCCGCGTTATCGCTGAGACGGTCACCCCGAGGCCGGGTGAACTAAACTTGCATGAGAGGACCGTTCACCGCTGGCTCGTTGACCTGTTCGGCGAGCCGGTGGCGTGTAACAGGAGCCGACATGCTTCACATCCGAACGCCTTTGATCCTGCACCCTGGCCTCTCGACCCCGACCCGCCGTATCTGGCTGAAACTGGAAAACCTGCAACCCAGCGGCTCGTTCAAATTACGCGGCATGGGCTTGCTGTGCAGCCGGGCTCAGCAGCAGGGCAAGCGCAAGGTGGTCTGTCCCTCCGCCGGGAACGCGGGACTGGCCACGGCCATGGCCGCTGCGTGCCTGGGGCTCAAGGCATGCATCGTGGTACCGCACACCACCCCGCAAAGCACCCGGACGCGGATCAGCAATACCGGCGCCGAGGTGATCGTGCACGGCAAGGTCTGGGACGAAGCCAATCAACGGGCACAGGAACTCGCCCAGGACCCGCGCAGTGAATTCGTGCCGGCCTTCGACCACCCGCTGTTGTGGGAAGGGCACAGCACCATGGTCGATGAAATCCTTGAAGACTGCCCGCCAGTGGATGTGCTGGTGACATCGGTGGGCGGCGGTGGCTTGCTGGCGGGGCTGCTCACCGGACTGATTCGTCATCGGCACACCGATTGCCGCATCGTAGCCTGCGAAACCGAAGGCGCGGCGTCGTTCGCCGCGGCGGTGGCGGCCGGGCACCCGGTCAAACTGGCGAAAATCGACACCGTCGCTACCTCCCTGGGCGCCGCGCAAGTGGCCGCCTGGCCGGTCAGGCACATCGGCGATTTCCCCTATGAGTGCGTGGTGCTCAGTGATGATGAGGCGATCATGGGCGTGGTGCGTTACGCCAATGATTTGCGACAGCTGGTCGAACCAGCGTGCGGGGTTTCATTGGCGATTGCCTACCTGGATCACCCGGCGATTGCCGACGCCCGTGACGTGGTGATCGTGGTGTGCGGCGGGGTAAGTATCAATGCGCAGCTCGTGGCCGGGTGGGCACGCTTGTCCGCAGGCACACGCGCCGGGTAGGGCCGGAAACGCTATCCCGGTGTCACAAGCCCTACCGCTGGCGATGACGATCTTCAGTGATCGGCGGCAACGCCTTCCTGGACGAGAATGGCGCGGGCCAGGTCTTCGTCGCTTGCGTTGTTGAGGGCAGGATTGTCCTGACGGATCTTTTTCAACACCGCCTCCAGGTAAGCACCACGAATCGCACCGCCACTGGCGACGAAACTGGATGCGTCATCCCGGGCGGGAATCATGAGTTTGTGGTCTTTGAACGTCGAGTACAGCGAGGCGGAAACCCCGGCTGAGGTGGCGACATCTTCGGCATCCACTTTGGCCATAGCCGAGCCGAAGGGCAAACAAAGTACCAGGGAAGAAAGGATAAATATGCGGCGCATGACGGTGTCCTCCGACAGCATGAAGCATAAGGGAAGTACCACATAGTTTAGGATGCGTGGCGGTCGCCGAGAGTTCCCTGGCATTAGCGAGGAGCGGGGTGAGAGGGAGGCAAGGTCGTTGAACATCGATATTCAAAGTGTGGTGATCGGGGCCGGTGTCGTCGGATTGGCAGTGGCCAGGGCCCTGGCCATGAGCGGTCGGGAAGTGCTGGTGGTCGAGGCCGGCGGGGGCATCGGCACGGGCATCAGCTCGCGTAACTCGGAAGTGATTCACGCCGGCATCTATTACCCGGGCGGCAGCCTCAAGGCGCGGTTGTGCGTGGAAGGCAAGCAGCGCCTCTACGCGTACTGCGATGAGCACGGTGTCGATTACCGGCGCGTGGGCAAGCTGATCGTGGCCACCGATGAGCCGCAGCGCGCGGCTTTGCAGCGTCTGTTGCAGCAGGGGCGTGTCAATGGTGTCGATGACCTGCAATGGCTGGACGGCCCGCAGGTCCGGGAGCTTGAACCGGCGTTGTCCTGCGTCGCGGCGCTGTGGTCGCGGTCTACCGGCATAGTCGACTCCCACGGGCTGATGCTGGCGCTGCTGGGCGATGCCGAGAGGTTTGGCGCGACGCTGGCCTTGCACACGCCGCTGCTGTCGGCCCGTTGCATCGAACAGGGTTTCGAGGTGCACATGGGCGGCAGTCAACCCATGACGTTGTGCTGCCGCGAATTGATCAACTGCGCGGGGCTGTCCGCTCCCGAGGTGGCGAGCAGCATCGTCGGTCTGCCGGGGCCATTCATTCCCCGGGCGCATTTGTGCAAGGGCAGTTACTTCAATTTCAGTGGCCGGGCACCGTTTCGCCACCTGGTGTATCCGGCCCCGGAGAACGCGGGGCTGGGTGTGCACATGACGCTGGACCTGGGCGGGCAGGCGCGCTTCGGACCGGATGTCGAATGGGTCGAGCACATTGATTACCGTGTCGAGCCCCGCCGGGCGGAGGGGTTCTATCAGGCGATCCGCCGCTATTGGCCGGGCTTGCCGGACAACAGCCTGCAACCGGCCTACAGCGGCATTCGCCCGAAAATCAGCGGGCCGACTGAGCCGGCTGCCGACTTTCTCATCAGCGCTCGCGCCGAACATGGCGTGCCGGGGCTGGTGAATCTGTTCGGCATCGAATCACCGGGGCTGACCAGTTGCCTGGCGCTCGCCGAACTCGTGGTGAAACACCTGGCCGACCGATGATCAGGGCTGGCGCTGCGTTGCGGTTATCGGGGCTATGCTAGGGGGTGCGCTTACCGCCATCGGAGAACTCTGATGATCACCGTACGCACTGCCTGCCTGCTGGCCGATTACAAACGCTGGGCCAATCAGCGCCTTTTTGACAGCCTCGCGGCGCTCCCTCCGGGCGAAGTCAAAAAAGAACGGGTGTCAGTGTTCAAAAACATGATCGGCACCCTCAATCACGTCTACGTGGTCGATTGCATCTGGCAGGCGCACCTCGAAGGCCGGGGGCATGGCTTCAAGACCTCCCACGACCTGCTGCACGCCGACCTGTCCGAACTGCGCATGGCGCAAAAAGCCATCGATCGCTGGTACTGCGACTGGAGCGCCCGGCAAACCGACGCCTCCCTGGACAAGCTCCTGGAATTCACCTTTGTCTCAGGCGAAAGCGGCACCATGAGCGCCGGCGCGATGCTGATGCACGTGGTCAACCACGCCAGCTATCACCGTGGCTGGGTGGTGCAGATGTACTTCGAGATTCCGGCCATGCCACCGGTGACCGACATGCCGGTGTATTTGCGCGAGTCAGAACCGGTGGTTTTGCAGTCGATCAATGCGCCGATAGTGGCGCCGCCCTGTGCCGTGCAGTTTTCCAGTGCGACCAGTGTTTTGCCGAATCGATATCGTTGAACTCCGGTTCAGACTATCGACGGGGCCAACAGCACTGTATCGAAAGGTGGAACGCCGGATCGCACCCTGTATCTCGAGAGCTGACAGGTAGGCCACACTCGGATACATCTGGCGAGGGAGCAATTTCCTCCTCCGCAGTAAGGTCTGCAGCTTTCATGAAGTAGCACTGGCAGCCGTTAAACAATCCCTTCAAGACGAGTGAGCAGCCCCTTGGCCCGGGCTGCCGCTACACTCTTCCCGATCCTTTTGCGCGGCGTCCGGGCGCACTCCGTTATCCCCTCATTGGAGCTTGAGCATGAAAATCGATTTGAGCGCAAAACTCGCAATCGTCAGCGGCAGCACCGCCGGCATTGGCCTGGGCATCAGCAAGGCACTGGCCGAGGCAGGCGCCACGGTGGTGGTGATCGGCCGCGACACGGCCAAGGTCGAGCAGGCAATGGCGAGCATTCGCCAGCGTGTTCCTGCAGCGCAATTGCGTGGGGTGACCGCCGACCTCGGCACCGCCGAAGGCGCCGAAAGATTGTTCGCCGCCGAACCTCGGGCGGACATCCTGGTGAACAACCTAGGGATCTTCAACACGGTGGATTTCTTCGACGCCCCGGACAGTGAGTGGACACGCTTCTACGAGGTCAACGTGATCTCCGGCGTGCGCCTGTCCCGGCATTACACACCGGACATGGTCAAACAGGGTTGGGGGCGGGTGATCTTCCTGTCTTCGGAATCCGGCGTGGCGACCCCGGCGGACATGATCAACTACGGCGTGACCAAAAGCGCCAACCTGGCGGTGTCCCATGGCCTGGCCAAACGCCTGGCCGGCACCGGCGTGACGGTCAATGCGATCCTGCCAGGCCCGACCTTTACCGATGGCCTTGAAGACATGCTCAAGGACGCCACGGCCGAATCCGGACGCAGCGCCCGGGACGAAGCCGATGCGTTCGTGCGCAAGGCCCGGCCGACGTCGATCATCCAGCGCGTGGCGGATGTCGAAGAAGTCGCCAATCTGGTGGCCTACATCGCTTCGCCGTTATCCTCGGCCACCACCGGAGCTGCCTTGCGGGTCGACGGCGGTGTCGTCGACAGCCTGGCCATCTGAACCCAAAAAATTTTGAGAGAGCACCCGACATGGCAACTGCATCAGCAACGATCGAAGTCCCGGCCTCGGCCGATCAGGTCTGGCAATTGATTGGCGGATTCAACTCGCTGCCGGACTGGATTCCGTTCATTCCCAAAAGCGAACTGAGCGAAGGCGGGCGGGTACGCCGGCTGGAAACCAGCGATGGCACGGTGGTGGTCGAGCGTTTGCAAGTGTTCGACAACGCAGCGAAAACCTACAGTTACTCGTTTGTGCATTCGCCATTTCCGGTGACTGATTATTTGGCGACGATCAAGGTTGAAGCGCTTGGCGAGCGTGCGCGGGTAACCTGGTCGGGCCGGTTTGAACCGGTTGGCGTGAGTGATGGGGAAGTGGAAGCGTTGTTTGCGGGGGTGTATCAGGGTGGGATTGAAGCGCTGCGGGCCAAATACCCGGCCTGACAGTCACGACACCAACTCCTGTGGGAGCGAGCTTGCTCGCGATGACGGTGTATCAGGTAAAAATGTATCGCCTGACACTCCGCTATCGCGAGCAAGCTCGCTCCCACAAGGGATCTAATGGTTCTTGAGGCAGTGTCAGGCCTGGGTAATCAAGCCTTCCTGGCAGTCCAGCACCAGCCGCGCGCCACCCAGTTCGCTGCTGCCCACTTCCAGGGTAAACCCGTGCAGGCTGACAATCGCCGCGACGATGGATAGCCCCAGCCCGAAGCCGCTTTTGTGATTGCCCGCCTCGGCGCGATAGAAGCGCTGGAACACCGCTTCCCGTTCCGCCTCGGGAATGCCCGGGCCGGAATCGAGCACTTCGATCCGCGTGTGCCCGCCATCATTGACCCCGCGCAGGATTACCGCGCCACCGGGCGGGGTGAATTTGATCGAGTTGCTGAGCAGGTTCGCCACCGCTTCGAACATCAGCGCGCGGTCGCCATTGAGGGGCGGCAATGACGCGGGCAGGTGCAACTGGAACACCAGGCCGTCGTCTTCCGCCAGGGGCAGGTAGAACTCATGCAGTTCTTGCAGCAACGCCACCGGGTCCAGTTGCACGAAGCCGGAGCGACGCTGGCGGTCTTCCAGTTCGGAGATCCGCAGCAACCCGCGAAAACGCGCCATCAGCGTATCGGCCTCGGCCAGCACCAGGTCCAGTTGCATGGCCTGTGGCGAGCCTTCGCCGGCTTGCTGTTGCATGCGGTAAAGCTGCGCGCGCAGACGGGTCAGGGGCGTGCGCAGGTCATGGGCGATGTTGTCGCACACGCCCTTGACCTCGTTCATCAAGCGCTCGATGCGTTCGAGCATGGCGTTGACGATGGCGGCGAGCATGTCCAGTTCGTCACGCCGATTGGACAGCGGCAAGCGCCGGCTCAGGTCACCGGCGACGATGGCTTCGGCACTGGCCTGAATCCCGCGAATGCGTCGCAATGGGCGCCGGCGCAGCAAATACCAGCCGACGATGCCCGGCACGATGGTCAGGGTCATCCCCCAGAACAAGGCGTGAAGGATGATCCGGGTCACGGCGAACAACGAACCGTTGTCGCGCACCAGCACCAGCCAGCGGCCGTCCAGGGTGCGGGTTGCCACGGCATCGCAGCTGTCGGTGGGCAGCGTCTGTTCGTCGTTGTCGTCGGAGGCATCGCAATCGCGCAGCATGTGGATCTTGCCATCGAGCGGCAAACCGTCGGGAATGTAGCGCAGGGCGCCGCTGAGGTAATGTTGCCGGGCATCGAACAGGCCGTAGGCGTCGATGCCGCGGATGTCGAAGGTCATGCTGACGGCGAGGGCGTCCACCAGTTGCTCGCCCGAGAAGCGCGAAAACAGGTGCTGGCGTTGCATCAGCGAATGCTTGGCCAGGTTGTCCAGGTAAGCGGAAACCTCGTAGTACATGACCCCCATGAGAATCCCGCTCCAGATCACGAACAGCGAACTGTAGAGCGCCAGCAGACGGCTGCTGGAAGAACGCCAGCCTTTAGACGGGTTCGGCAATGACATAACCCGAGCCTCGCACGGTCCGAATCAATGGGGCATTGCCAGGCGGGTCGATCTTCTTGCGCAGACGGCCGATGTGTACGTCGATCAGGTTGGTGCCGGGGTCGAAGTGGTAACCCCAGACTTCCTCGAAAATCATCATCCGCGAGAGGATTTGCCCGGTATTGCGCATCAGGAATTCCAGCAGTTTGTATTCGGTGGGCAATAGCGTCAGCAGTTGACCGTCGCGGCTGGCTTCGTGGCTGATCAGGTTCAGCTCCAGATCGGCCACCCGCAACGTGGTGGCCTCGGCGGTCACGGTGTTCTGCCGGCGCAGCAGGACTTCGACCCGGGCGGCCATTTCATCGGTGGCGAAGGGTTTGGTCAGGTAGTCGTCGCCACCGGCGCGCAGACCGCGCACGCGCTCATCGACGTCGGACAGGGCGCTGATCATCAGGATCGGCGTAGCCACGCCCATGGTCCGCAGGGTGGTGACGATTGCCAGGCCATCGAGCTCGGGCAGCATGCGGTCGAGGGTGATCAGGTCGTAGTTGCCGCTGACCGCTCGCTCCAGCCCTTCGCGGCCATTGTCGACCCAGTCGACGTCGAGGCCGTGGCTACTCAGTTCGGCGACAATTTCCCGGGCGGTCACGGCGTCGTCTTCGATGGTCAAGATGCGGGTCATAGGGCTGGCCTGATTAAATGTTCACAACGTTGTGCGGCATTTTGCCAAGAAATGATCGCAGGCTTTCTAAATAAAAGTTCATGGACATTCCGGGTTTCGGTCAAAGCATAAAAACCGCCGAGCAAGCCCGCTGCCACAAGAGAACGCAATCCCCTGTGGGAGCGAGCCTGCTCGCGAAGACGGTAGGTCAGGCGAAGCGAATCCAACTATTCGATCGGCGTATCCACAAACACCTCAAGCCCTTCGGCATACGCAGTGAATGCGGCAATCCGCGGAAACTGCGCCGCACTCACCTGATCCGGCACCACCAGGTTGGTAAAACTCCAGGCTACGGCGAGGGTAATGCCATCCTGCTCAAGCGAACCGTCAGTTTTCAGCGGCTGCTTATCCAGCTCTCGCTCCAGTCCCGAATAGGCTGCCGTCAGCTGTCCTTCGACCCGCTGCACCCAAGGTTCGAATTGAATCTCCGTCGGCCGCAGGTTGCGCTCGTAGTAAAGCTGCACGGATTTTTCGCTGGCGGCCAGGGCCAGGCCGATCAGGCGCAACGCGCGCAGGCGCTGACCCGGCTGGATGGGCATGAGGCTGTTGCCGGCCAGGGTTTCGAGGTAGTCGATGATCAGCGTCGAGTCCATCAACACCTCACCGTCATCCAGCACCAGGGTAGGCGCCTTGACTACCGGGTTGATCTGCTGGAATTGTTCGAAGTGGCGGAACACCGAGACCGATCGGTGTTCCAGCGCGATTCCCAGGCATTTGGCAGAAATGGCGGCGCGCCTGACATAGGGCGAGTCCAGCATACCGATCAGCTTCATGGTCCTTTCCTTTATATGGCCATTTCGGGAGGGACAACCTTAGCTGAGGTTCGCGGCCCTGCAAATGACCGTGAATAATGCCCGGTGCCAGCCGTTTGTCTTCTATATACAGCCGCTCGATTGAATTTCTTGCTATAAACGCACTCCGATTACCGCCTCAAAGCCTGCCTTAGAGCATTTTCAGGGCTTTGTCGGACAAATTCGCAGTCTTTTCAGTTGCTGAGGCCTCAAGTCGGCCGTAGACTGCCGCCCCTCGTAAATTGAGTGCCGGGTGGCGCTTGGAACAAACGGCGCCTTTCCGATTGGCCTGACCAGGTCTGCCGGAACGCTCCCTTATTCGCCTTAATGCACGTTTTTTTATAGAGATATCAATGACAAAGGACAAGTTGCTGGCCATGCCGGCGGATGACTACATGAATGCCGAGCAACATGCTTTTTTCTCCGAGCTGTTGCAGAACATGAAAGTCGAAACCCATGAGCGCATCGAACAGAACCGCATCGCCATCGAAAGCCTGGACACCCCGGCCGATCCGGCAGACGCGGCTTCGGTCGAAGAAGAGCGCACCTGGCTGGTGAACGCGATCGATCGCGACCAGCGCATGTTGCCTCAGTTGGAACAAGCCCTTGAGCGCATCAAGGAAGACAGCTTCGGCTGGTGCGACGACAGCGGCGAGGCGATTGGCCTCAAGCGCCTGCTGATCAGCCCGACCACCAAGTACTGCATCGAAGCTCAGGAACGTCACGAGCAAATCGACAAGCACCAGCGTCAGGCCTGATTCTGCGAGGCAGTCCATCAAGATGGGCTGCCTTTGAAAAGATCGCAGCCTGCGACAGCTCCTACGCAATTGAAGTAGGGCGCTGCTGCAGGCTGCGATCTTTGTTTTCTGC includes these proteins:
- a CDS encoding SDR family oxidoreductase, with the translated sequence MALSSKGTALITGASSGIGAVYADRLARQGYDLILVARSQGKLNALANQLSDETGRTVEVVAADLTNKADALRVEQILQNDASITLLVNNAGVGAVMPLLGSPVDDMEAMINLNVTALMRLAYAAVPGFVARGAGTVINIASIVAIAPEILNGVYGGTKAFVLSLSQSMQHELADKGLRIQAVLPGATATDFWSEAGNPVENLPKDIVMSAEEMVDAALVGLAAGEVVTIPGLHDGSQWDRYEAQRKTLSGLFGNSVAAPRYR
- a CDS encoding TraR/DksA family transcriptional regulator codes for the protein MTKDKLLAMPADDYMNAEQHAFFSELLQNMKVETHERIEQNRIAIESLDTPADPADAASVEEERTWLVNAIDRDQRMLPQLEQALERIKEDSFGWCDDSGEAIGLKRLLISPTTKYCIEAQERHEQIDKHQRQA
- a CDS encoding glutathione S-transferase; its protein translation is MKLIGMLDSPYVRRAAISAKCLGIALEHRSVSVFRHFEQFQQINPVVKAPTLVLDDGEVLMDSTLIIDYLETLAGNSLMPIQPGQRLRALRLIGLALAASEKSVQLYYERNLRPTEIQFEPWVQRVEGQLTAAYSGLERELDKQPLKTDGSLEQDGITLAVAWSFTNLVVPDQVSAAQFPRIAAFTAYAEGLEVFVDTPIE
- a CDS encoding GlxA family transcriptional regulator, with the translated sequence MISVAFVVFEGFQSMALAAMPVFEYANFSANETLYDVRVLSENGHNLRASGGLSVGTEAFDGRVFDTVIVVGGDSIVEQAPEVVLDYLRASINTARRTASICSGAFVMAQAGLLDGRRATTHWAYARELQARFPAIKVEADRIYVIDGSIWTSAGMTAGIDLALAMVEKDHGAELARAVAQKLVMYHRRAGGQSQHSALLELEPKSDRIQTVLGYAREHLAQTLSVEQLAQVANLSPRQFSRAFRAETGQSPAKAVENLRLEAARQMLERGRLTLDQIALETGFADRRRMRETFLRVFGQPPQVIRRNARAEVP
- a CDS encoding response regulator transcription factor yields the protein MTRILTIEDDAVTAREIVAELSSHGLDVDWVDNGREGLERAVSGNYDLITLDRMLPELDGLAIVTTLRTMGVATPILMISALSDVDERVRGLRAGGDDYLTKPFATDEMAARVEVLLRRQNTVTAEATTLRVADLELNLISHEASRDGQLLTLLPTEYKLLEFLMRNTGQILSRMMIFEEVWGYHFDPGTNLIDVHIGRLRKKIDPPGNAPLIRTVRGSGYVIAEPV
- a CDS encoding SDR family oxidoreductase, coding for MKIDLSAKLAIVSGSTAGIGLGISKALAEAGATVVVIGRDTAKVEQAMASIRQRVPAAQLRGVTADLGTAEGAERLFAAEPRADILVNNLGIFNTVDFFDAPDSEWTRFYEVNVISGVRLSRHYTPDMVKQGWGRVIFLSSESGVATPADMINYGVTKSANLAVSHGLAKRLAGTGVTVNAILPGPTFTDGLEDMLKDATAESGRSARDEADAFVRKARPTSIIQRVADVEEVANLVAYIASPLSSATTGAALRVDGGVVDSLAI
- a CDS encoding HAMP domain-containing sensor histidine kinase, which translates into the protein MSLPNPSKGWRSSSSRLLALYSSLFVIWSGILMGVMYYEVSAYLDNLAKHSLMQRQHLFSRFSGEQLVDALAVSMTFDIRGIDAYGLFDARQHYLSGALRYIPDGLPLDGKIHMLRDCDASDDNDEQTLPTDSCDAVATRTLDGRWLVLVRDNGSLFAVTRIILHALFWGMTLTIVPGIVGWYLLRRRPLRRIRGIQASAEAIVAGDLSRRLPLSNRRDELDMLAAIVNAMLERIERLMNEVKGVCDNIAHDLRTPLTRLRAQLYRMQQQAGEGSPQAMQLDLVLAEADTLMARFRGLLRISELEDRQRRSGFVQLDPVALLQELHEFYLPLAEDDGLVFQLHLPASLPPLNGDRALMFEAVANLLSNSIKFTPPGGAVILRGVNDGGHTRIEVLDSGPGIPEAEREAVFQRFYRAEAGNHKSGFGLGLSIVAAIVSLHGFTLEVGSSELGGARLVLDCQEGLITQA
- a CDS encoding NAD(P)/FAD-dependent oxidoreductase produces the protein MNIDIQSVVIGAGVVGLAVARALAMSGREVLVVEAGGGIGTGISSRNSEVIHAGIYYPGGSLKARLCVEGKQRLYAYCDEHGVDYRRVGKLIVATDEPQRAALQRLLQQGRVNGVDDLQWLDGPQVRELEPALSCVAALWSRSTGIVDSHGLMLALLGDAERFGATLALHTPLLSARCIEQGFEVHMGGSQPMTLCCRELINCAGLSAPEVASSIVGLPGPFIPRAHLCKGSYFNFSGRAPFRHLVYPAPENAGLGVHMTLDLGGQARFGPDVEWVEHIDYRVEPRRAEGFYQAIRRYWPGLPDNSLQPAYSGIRPKISGPTEPAADFLISARAEHGVPGLVNLFGIESPGLTSCLALAELVVKHLADR
- a CDS encoding SRPBCC family protein — translated: MATASATIEVPASADQVWQLIGGFNSLPDWIPFIPKSELSEGGRVRRLETSDGTVVVERLQVFDNAAKTYSYSFVHSPFPVTDYLATIKVEALGERARVTWSGRFEPVGVSDGEVEALFAGVYQGGIEALRAKYPA
- a CDS encoding pyridoxal-phosphate dependent enzyme, translated to MLHIRTPLILHPGLSTPTRRIWLKLENLQPSGSFKLRGMGLLCSRAQQQGKRKVVCPSAGNAGLATAMAAACLGLKACIVVPHTTPQSTRTRISNTGAEVIVHGKVWDEANQRAQELAQDPRSEFVPAFDHPLLWEGHSTMVDEILEDCPPVDVLVTSVGGGGLLAGLLTGLIRHRHTDCRIVACETEGAASFAAAVAAGHPVKLAKIDTVATSLGAAQVAAWPVRHIGDFPYECVVLSDDEAIMGVVRYANDLRQLVEPACGVSLAIAYLDHPAIADARDVVIVVCGGVSINAQLVAGWARLSAGTRAG
- a CDS encoding DinB family protein, with the protein product MITVRTACLLADYKRWANQRLFDSLAALPPGEVKKERVSVFKNMIGTLNHVYVVDCIWQAHLEGRGHGFKTSHDLLHADLSELRMAQKAIDRWYCDWSARQTDASLDKLLEFTFVSGESGTMSAGAMLMHVVNHASYHRGWVVQMYFEIPAMPPVTDMPVYLRESEPVVLQSINAPIVAPPCAVQFSSATSVLPNRYR
- a CDS encoding DUF2388 domain-containing protein — its product is MRRIFILSSLVLCLPFGSAMAKVDAEDVATSAGVSASLYSTFKDHKLMIPARDDASSFVASGGAIRGAYLEAVLKKIRQDNPALNNASDEDLARAILVQEGVAADH